One Setaria viridis chromosome 5, Setaria_viridis_v4.0, whole genome shotgun sequence genomic region harbors:
- the LOC117854617 gene encoding uncharacterized protein, whose translation MEVPINSAQSGAHFPVQHQSLSLDIKGNKTDIVISKYEDTFLVIVTQIGCMGTILAAKKDESVFLDPTYNVSVLFGKRDEPLLLACARQLIEHISGSGSARSLVISLGLKDHSHGTLKDIISAVIENCLW comes from the exons ATGGAGGTGCCAATAAACTCTGCGCAATCCGGTGCTCACTTCCCTGTGCAGCATCAGTCCCTCTCGTTAGATATCAAG GGCAATAAGACAGACATTGTTATCAGTAAATATGAAGATACCTTTCTG GTGATTGTGACCCAAATTGGCTGCATGGGAACCATACTAGCTGCCAA GAAAGATGAAAGTGTTTTCTTGGACCCAACCTACAATGTATCTGTTCTTTTTGGGAAGAGAGATGAG CCGCTCCTACTAGCTTGTGCACGCCAACTTATTGAGCACATAAG TGGCAGTGGTTCAGCGCGGTCGTTGGTGATCTCTCTTGGCCTGAAAGATCATTCTCAC GGAACACTGAAGGATATAATTTCAGCTGTGATTGAGAATTGTCTTTGGTGA